In one window of Bacilli bacterium DNA:
- a CDS encoding methyl-accepting chemotaxis protein, with product KSLKEMIREMLSISPRLSESSGELVKNMEGSAKAVENVTGLMQALSKDVEAQATAASESAHSLEEMSDGMRKIAESAQLIVESSEKTVQDVQTGSQKIAMVAGQMDAIQKSAVESAAIIEHLQTLNSNVFKMNAAIGEIAVQTNLLALNASIEAARAGEHGKGFAVVADEVRKLAIRTKETVETVQSFIVETMEQIESAALVMNGKMIAEAQKGTEVTEKALEAFQNIQKSTWEIAAQIHDISAITEQISANAKEVSDFVQAMSNAARDTTVSFQAVSADSERQLANLQEIASMSEMLNQFAEQMKHVVDRFKI from the coding sequence GAAATCGCTCAAGGAAATGATTCGCGAGATGCTTTCGATTTCGCCCCGTTTGAGCGAATCTTCCGGAGAATTGGTGAAAAACATGGAGGGAAGCGCCAAGGCGGTTGAGAATGTAACCGGTCTGATGCAAGCGTTGTCCAAAGATGTGGAAGCGCAAGCAACCGCCGCGAGCGAGAGCGCCCATTCGCTGGAAGAAATGTCCGACGGGATGCGGAAAATCGCCGAATCCGCGCAACTCATCGTGGAATCCTCGGAGAAAACCGTGCAGGACGTCCAAACCGGCAGCCAAAAAATCGCCATGGTTGCCGGGCAGATGGATGCGATTCAAAAATCCGCCGTTGAATCCGCCGCGATCATCGAACATCTGCAAACGCTTAATTCCAATGTGTTTAAGATGAATGCGGCCATCGGCGAAATAGCGGTGCAAACCAATTTATTGGCGCTTAATGCGTCAATTGAAGCCGCGCGGGCGGGTGAGCACGGAAAAGGCTTCGCCGTCGTCGCCGATGAAGTGCGCAAATTGGCGATACGGACGAAGGAAACGGTGGAAACGGTGCAAAGCTTTATCGTCGAAACGATGGAACAGATTGAAAGCGCCGCTCTAGTGATGAACGGAAAAATGATTGCCGAGGCCCAAAAAGGTACGGAAGTGACCGAAAAAGCGCTGGAAGCATTTCAAAATATTCAAAAATCGACTTGGGAAATCGCGGCGCAAATTCACGATATTTCAGCAATTACCGAACAAATATCGGCGAATGCGAAAGAAGTTTCGGATTTCGTGCAAGCAATGTCGAACGCCGCGCGGGACACGACCGTTTCCTTCCAGGCCGTAAGCGCCGATTCCGAACGCCAGCTGGCCAATTTGCAAGAAATCGCGTCAATGAGCGAAATGTTGAATCAATTCGCCGAGCAAATGAAACATGTTGTCGATCGATTTAAAATTTAA